The genomic interval GTGGTGGACGCCCTCTTCCCCCGCATCTGCCCGGTGGTGGGATACAGGCTGGGCCCGGCCACGCTGGTGGGCCCCGGCTGCCAACGTGAACCCATGGCTTGGAGGTTGGCCCCTTGTTAGCACCCGACGGTCTCTGGGATGAGATGGACCGCTGGCCTTGGGAGCGCCTGGAGCGCTACTGGGTGCGGCGGGTACGGCGGGTGCTGGAGGTGGCCTCCCGCGAGCTCCCCTTCTACAGGAAGCGGTTCCAGGAGGCGGGCTTCCGGCCGGAGGGGTTCCGTCGCCTGGCCGACTTGGTGCGGGTGCCGGTGTTCGGGCGCCGTCACCTCCTGGCTGCCCTACGGGAGGGGGGATACTACCGTATCGGCCTGGAGCGGGGGCAGGAGGGGGCCGTCGTCGCCCTCAGCTCAGGCACCGAGGGCGACGTCCTATTCCTCACCTATCCCCGCCGGTGGCGGGAGATGGAGCGGCGGGCCACTGTCCGTGCCCACTGGTGGGGAGGGCTACGGCCGAATACGCCAGTCCTCATATCCGCCCCCGCTTGGCACATCTACGCCCTGAGCCAAACGCTTCTGGCGAACGCCCTGGGGTTGCAGGTGGTCATCATATGGGGCACATATGCGCCGCCCTTCGCCAGACAGGTTTTCCAGGCCATGAAAACCTTCCGGCCTCGTTTCCTGAGTATGTTCCTCCCCATGGCCTTCTCCCTGGTGGAGGAGGCGCGAGCGCAGGGCCTTTCGCCCAAGGAGGTATTCAAGGATGTGGGCTCCCTGATGGTGGTGGGGGCGCCCATTACCCCTGGCATGCGCCGCCACTTGCAAGAGCTCACGGGTGTGGAGAGGGTGGTGGAGGCCGCCGGCTCCAGCGAGGGCCTGCTGGCGGTGGAGTGCGAGGTGAGCAGCGGCCTACATGTGGTGCCTGAGAAGTCGGTGGTGGAGGTATTGGACCCCATTACCTACGAACCTTTGCCTCCTGGGAGACGGGGGGCGGTAGTCATCACCAACACGTGGCCTTGGGGCCCCTTGTATATCCGGTACGACACAGGGGATATGGGCGTCGTATACCCAGGCTCCTGCCCCTGCGGGCGACCATCCCCGCGCATCAAGGTCATGGGGCGGCGGGCCCACCTGTTCCGCCTGGGGGATCGGGAGCTTCTGCCCTACGATGTTCAGGAGGCCATAGAGGAGGAGGTGCCAGAGCTG from Dehalococcoidia bacterium carries:
- a CDS encoding AMP-binding protein, yielding MDRWPWERLERYWVRRVRRVLEVASRELPFYRKRFQEAGFRPEGFRRLADLVRVPVFGRRHLLAALREGGYYRIGLERGQEGAVVALSSGTEGDVLFLTYPRRWREMERRATVRAHWWGGLRPNTPVLISAPAWHIYALSQTLLANALGLQVVIIWGTYAPPFARQVFQAMKTFRPRFLSMFLPMAFSLVEEARAQGLSPKEVFKDVGSLMVVGAPITPGMRRHLQELTGVERVVEAAGSSEGLLAVECEVSSGLHVVPEKSVVEVLDPITYEPLPPGRRGAVVITNTWPWGPLYIRYDTGDMGVVYPGSCPCGRPSPRIKVMGRRAHLFRLGDRELLPYDVQEAIEEEVPELTGVTFAILGQGLREGRLHILLRGDGIDRRSTSHLLSQRLAERMGVPVVVEWAPSLPLRWKGVPPILEEGHWQGS